The Tachyglossus aculeatus isolate mTacAcu1 chromosome Y2, mTacAcu1.pri, whole genome shotgun sequence genome includes a region encoding these proteins:
- the PSMG4 gene encoding LOW QUALITY PROTEIN: proteasome assembly chaperone 4 (The sequence of the model RefSeq protein was modified relative to this genomic sequence to represent the inferred CDS: inserted 2 bases in 1 codon; substituted 1 base at 1 genomic stop codon) encodes MEEPPGAGESGRISVHNFSARLWEQLSHFHAMQLTDSLFLWVGAAPSLRNLAVAMCNRYDSIPMSVSLLRDASDSXSNSIAQXLARKTKKQVFVSCNLQNTDCTFTLLIENRIKEEMEAFLKKF; translated from the exons ATGGAGGAGCcgccgggggccggggagagCGGCCGTATCTCGGTGCACAACTTCAGCGCCAGGCTTTGGGAACAGCTCAGCCACTTCCATGCCATGCAGCTAACGGACTCGCTCTTCTTGTGGGTGGGAGCGGCGCCCAGCCTGCGCAACCTCGCCGTGGCCATGTGCAACCGCTAT GACTCTATTCCCATGTCTGTGTCACTTCTTCGAGATGCTTCTGACAG CTCAAATTCAATAGCTCAGTGATTAG CCAGGAAGACTAAAAAACAGGTGTTCGTCAGCTGCAATCTTCAAAATACAGACTGCACCTTCACATTACTCATAGAGAACAGGATCAAGGAAGAAATGGAGGCTTTCCTCAAAAAGTTCTAG